A genomic window from Deltaproteobacteria bacterium includes:
- a CDS encoding acyl-CoA dehydrogenase, whose translation MKHYKSNVRDVEFNLFELYKIQEKVLGNAPFTAIDEDTSRDVLSNFAKFCEDELAVSFAEGDRTPLTLSEDGDVTLPPGIKSALDQYFEGQWHLIEHPEDLGGYGAPRSLQWSCFEFLSGANPPVGFYLLGNFMGKLINDLGTDSQKAKYVDGLINQRWGGTMVLTEPDAGSDVGASRTKAKHLEDDVWELDGVKRFITNGDFDGPENIVHMVLARPEGAEMGTKGLSLFIVPKYWVNDDGSLGERNGAYCTNIEKKMGLKASSTCEMTFGERKQCKGLLVGNVHDGIRQMFNVIEYARMGVGVKSASTLSTAYLNSLEYTKDRVQGPDLLKATDKKSPRVAVINHPDVRRLLMKQKAYAEGMRALYCLAAVTQDEIEMAAVKGDNEEAKRLHKVNDLLLPLVKGFSSERGYEVLSDSLQCLGGSGYCQDYPHEQYIRDQKIDTLYEGTTAIQGLDLIFRKIMKDQGATLQSIMGKIQGTLAHEVGGDALAPERAALARGLQDFGGILEIMMGKAGESLYHVGLNSTRILFALSELVIGWLLVRQAGIAIDKIEAAKGDDKFFYQGKIATAQYFCREELPRIGMARKVIKDSSLYLMELPVEAF comes from the coding sequence ATCAAGCACTATAAGAGTAATGTCCGAGACGTCGAGTTCAACTTGTTTGAGCTCTATAAGATTCAGGAAAAAGTGTTGGGCAACGCACCCTTTACTGCCATCGATGAGGATACCTCCCGGGACGTATTATCGAACTTCGCAAAGTTTTGTGAAGATGAGCTGGCAGTATCTTTTGCCGAGGGCGATAGAACACCTCTTACATTGAGTGAAGATGGTGACGTGACTCTTCCTCCCGGTATCAAATCAGCATTGGACCAATATTTCGAAGGCCAGTGGCACTTGATTGAGCACCCTGAAGATTTGGGAGGCTACGGCGCACCAAGATCTTTGCAATGGTCGTGTTTTGAATTTCTCTCCGGTGCCAACCCTCCGGTAGGGTTTTATCTGCTCGGCAATTTTATGGGTAAGCTTATCAACGACCTTGGTACAGATTCTCAAAAAGCGAAGTATGTAGATGGCCTTATTAACCAGCGCTGGGGCGGAACGATGGTTCTCACTGAACCGGATGCCGGAAGCGATGTTGGTGCGAGCCGGACAAAGGCCAAGCATCTTGAAGATGATGTTTGGGAACTTGACGGTGTGAAGCGATTTATCACCAACGGTGATTTCGATGGACCAGAGAATATTGTGCATATGGTTCTAGCACGACCCGAAGGTGCAGAAATGGGCACCAAAGGGCTCTCGCTTTTTATCGTCCCTAAATATTGGGTTAATGATGATGGCAGCTTGGGCGAGCGAAATGGCGCGTACTGCACCAACATCGAGAAAAAGATGGGTCTAAAAGCTTCCTCTACTTGTGAGATGACTTTTGGCGAAAGAAAGCAGTGCAAGGGCTTATTGGTCGGTAATGTTCACGACGGTATTCGTCAAATGTTTAACGTTATCGAATATGCGCGGATGGGTGTTGGCGTTAAGTCAGCATCAACGCTCTCTACTGCTTATTTAAACTCACTGGAGTACACGAAGGACCGCGTACAGGGTCCTGACCTTTTGAAGGCGACTGATAAAAAGTCACCGCGTGTTGCAGTCATCAATCATCCAGACGTTCGTCGGTTGTTGATGAAGCAAAAGGCTTACGCAGAAGGAATGCGAGCTCTTTATTGTTTGGCAGCCGTGACTCAAGATGAGATCGAAATGGCGGCTGTAAAAGGCGATAACGAAGAAGCGAAGAGACTTCACAAAGTGAACGACCTTCTTTTACCGTTGGTTAAAGGCTTCTCGTCAGAGCGAGGTTATGAGGTACTCTCCGATTCACTTCAGTGTTTGGGTGGTTCAGGCTATTGCCAAGATTACCCGCATGAGCAGTACATTCGAGATCAAAAAATCGATACGCTTTATGAAGGAACCACAGCCATCCAAGGCCTTGATTTGATTTTTCGAAAGATCATGAAAGACCAAGGCGCAACTCTGCAAAGTATCATGGGTAAAATTCAGGGTACGCTTGCTCACGAAGTAGGCGGTGATGCCTTAGCACCAGAGCGCGCAGCGTTGGCTCGCGGACTCCAGGACTTTGGCGGCATTCTTGAAATCATGATGGGCAAAGCAGGGGAGTCTCTCTACCACGTTGGGCTTAACAGCACGCGAATTCTCTTTGCATTGAGTGAGCTGGTTATTGGCTGGCTTTTGGTTCGTCAGGCTGGAATCGCTATCGATAAGATTGAAGCTGCTAAAGGCGACGATAAGTTTTTCTATCAGGGTAAAATCGCAACAGCTCAATACTTCTGTAGAGAAGAGCTGCCGCGAATTGGCATGGCGCGTAAGGTTATTAAAGACAGTTCCCTCTACTTGATGGAACTGCCTGTTGAAGCCTTCTAA